A part of Amphiprion ocellaris isolate individual 3 ecotype Okinawa chromosome 16, ASM2253959v1, whole genome shotgun sequence genomic DNA contains:
- the dennd10 gene encoding DENN domain-containing protein 10, whose product MATTETQFMLSVGLIEKDVNGDTLWVWCYPSVGSELRQVLLSKCCLTQDSRNFHTFVFGQFCRTWYYITTAEVQEPTALNKVTHFSIAVTAKDFNPEKYAAFSRILCRMYIKHGSPVKMMEAYITVLTKGICQSDENGSFLIKDHDVRKAYLAGSIKDVVSQFGMETIILYTALMLKKRIVVHHPRIEALLEFTRVLPALTWHRKDWSILHPYVHLTDAELEDLKKCPGYIAGFVDPDVSNRSDLFDVFVNLSDSVITVSQSAKEAMAMGKLHKEIGQLIVQSAEDPESSDSQVIKDISVKTKEILANLVALANECEDSKITLEGLKQHHFPPATENFLFHLAAAEQLLRI is encoded by the exons ATGGCAACGACTGAAACGCAGTTCATGTTAAGCGTCGGGTTAATCG AGAAAGATGTGAATGGAGACACATTGTGGGTGTGGTGTTATCCATCTGTGGGCTCTGAACTGAGGCAAGTCCTGCTCAGCAAGTGTTGTCTGACACAGGATAGCCGAAATTTCCACACCTTTGTCTTTGGTCAGTTCTGTCGTACCTGGTACTACATCACCACAGCGGAGGTGCAGGAACCTACAGCACTGAACAAG GTCACTCATTTTTCCATAGCTGTTACAGCAAAAGACTTCAACCCTGAGAAGTATGCAGCATTCAGCAGAATACTCTGCAG GATGTACATCAAACATGGCAGTCCAGTGAAGATGATGGAAGCCTACATCACTGTCCTCACCAAAGGAATCTGTCAGAGCGACGAAAACGGCTCGTTTCTCATTAAGGATCATGATGTTCGGAAAGCGTACTTGGCAGGTTCAATCAAAG ATGTGGTGTCTCAGTTTGGCATGGAGACAATCATCCTGTACACCGCTCTGATGCTGAAGAAGAGGATCGTCGTCCATCACCCTCGGATCGAAGCGCTGCTGGAGTTTACAAG AGTTCTGCCGGCGCTGACCTGGCACAGGAAAGACTGGTCCATCCTCCACCCGTATGTGCACCTGACCGATGCTGAACTTGAGGATTTAAAGAAATGTCCTG GATACATCGCAGGATTTGTAGATCCAGATGTCAGCAACAGATCGGACTTGTTCGATGTGTTTGTGAACCTCTCAGACAGTGTCATCACAGTATCCCAGAGTGCCAAAG AAGCCATGGCGATGGGGAAGTTGCATAAGGAGATTGGGCAGCTGATCGTTCAGTCTGCAGAGGATCCTGAGAGTTCAGACAGTCAGGTCATTAAG GACATTTCTGTCAAGACAAAGGAGATCCTTGCCAACCTGGTTGCCCTGGCTAATGAGTGTGAAGACTCTAAAATCACTCTGGAAGGTTTAAAGCAGCATCATTTCCCTCCGGCCACAGAGAACTTCCTCTTTCATTTGGCAGCTGCCGAGCAACTCTTAAGgatataa
- the sfxn4 gene encoding sideroflexin-4 produces MDPNLLHWRDQGRSFFRRLQTWINLLDPTLLLSSDPEIQKAHTLIGSSKPQDKKDESALTLSLSSVHADSGAALPLVFRPPAFLPIAAPLVVASLLPQSSVKPALFWQFLLQSYCAGFNHANRNSSTEQDKKASLKQLLLIAGTASYTSCAGALPQIFINRLGIRSPAVQTFFRSLFPIPLSAALAFFSVFTIRSEESETGIQVFDRNGNPVGISKAAAEKAVRETALSRAALFGTTAAVPNLLVLLLKRTRLFQRNSLLAAPFRHISVALVLGLMVPVSFSLFPQLGTIKREMLEEELQDRAAGGRLFYHRGL; encoded by the exons aTGGATCCTAATCTGCTGCACTGGAGAGACCAGGGTCGG TCTTTCTTCCGTCGACTCCAGACGTGGATTAATCTGCTTGATCCAaccctcctgctctcctctgAT cCTGAAATACAAAAAGCCCACACTCTGATTGGAAGTTCAAAGCCACAGGATAAAAAG GATGAATCTGCACTGACCCTCTCACTT TCGTCTGTCCACGCTGATTCTGGTGCTGCACTTCCACTAGTTTTCCGCCCTCCAG CATTTTTGCCAATAGCTGCACCTTTG gTTGTTGCCAGCCTTTTGCCACAAAGCAGCGTCAAACCGGCTCTGTTTTGGCAG TTTTTGCTGCAGAGTTACTGTGCAGGGTTCAACCACGCCAACAGAAATTCTTCAACAGAGCAG GACAAGAAAGCGTCTTTGAAGCAGCTTCTGTTGATCGCTGGAACAGCTTCGTACACGTCATGTGCAGGG gcCCTTCCTCAGATTTTCATTAACCGACTCGGTATAAGAAGCCCAGCAGTCCAGACATTCTTCAGGTCATTATTTCCAATCCCACTTTCAG CTGCTCTGGCCTTCTTCAGTGTGTTCACTATCAGAAGTGAGGAGTCAGAAACTGGGATCCAAGTGTTCGACCGCAATGGAAATCCTGTGGGAATctctaaagcagcagcagaaaag GCTGTGAGGGAAACTGCGTTATCTAGAGCGGCGCTGTTTGGTACGACTGCTGCTGTTCCTAATCTGCTGGTTTTGCTCCTAAAGAG aACAAGACTTTTCCAGAGGAACTCCTTGCTGGCTGCTCCTTTCCGGCATATAAGTGTTGCATTGGTCCTGGGCCTGATGGTTCCTGTCTCATTCAGTCTCTTTCCACAACTGGGAACG ATAAAGAGGGAAATGttggaggaggagctgcaggacagAGCAGCTGGTGGACGGTTATTCTACCACAGAGGACTATGA
- the prdx3 gene encoding thioredoxin-dependent peroxide reductase, mitochondrial, protein MSASIGTLLRTSARVAVGGLKVAAASQHGACGAARVLAAPALQRSCFSTTMSRWAPAVTQPAPAFKATAVHNGEFKEMSLADFKGKYLVLFFYPLDFTFVCPTEIISFSDKANEFHDVNCDVVGVSVDSHFTHLAWINTPRKAGGLGNIHIPLLSDLNKQISRDYGVLLEGPGIALRGLFIIDPSGTVKHMSVNDLPVGRCVEETLRLVKAFQFVETHGEVCPASWTPESPTIKPTPEGSKEYFEKVN, encoded by the exons ATGTCGGCCTCCATCGGAACACTGCTGAGGACTTCT GCTAGGGTTGCAGTAGGAGGGCTGAAAGTCGCAGCAGCAAGTCAGCATGGAGCCTGTGGAGCTGCAAGAGTCCTGGCTGCTCCTGCACTGCAGAGATCCTGCTTCTCCACCA CCATGTCCAGATGGGCCCCTGCTGTCACTCAGCCTGCTCCTGCTTTCAAGGCCACAGCTGTCCACAATGGGGAGTTTAAGGAGATGAGTCTCGCTGACTTTAAGGGCAAATACCTGGTTCTTTTCTTCTACCCTCTAGATTT CACATTCGTGTGCCCAACAGAGATCATCTCGTTCAGCGACAAGGCCAACGAGTTCCATGACGTCAACTGTGACGTGGTGGGAGTGTCTGTGGACTCTCACTTCACCCACCTGGCATGGATCAATACTCCACGAAAG GCTGGAGGTTTGGGCAACATCCACATCCCCCTACTGTCAGACCTCAACAAGCAGATCTCTAGGGACTATGGGGTGTTGCTGGAGGGTCCAGGCATCGCACTGAG GGGCCTGTTCATCATTGATCCAAGTGGCACCGTGAAGCACATGAGTGTGAACGACCTGCCGGTGGGCCGCTGTGTGGAAGAAACCCTTCGTCTGGTGAAGGCCTTCCAGTTTGTGGAGACTCACGGCGAAGTTTGTCCGGCCAGCTGGACCCCTGAGTCCCCAACG
- the LOC111573123 gene encoding uncharacterized protein LOC111573123, which translates to MVQLTNKMASWSFASQLLLVALLSWTVCCFPARGGSAQSHSYRDVNPGFPPPPTNIHDPAVSYLVDRRHPPSGFPPPSSNLNSPAVSYLTDRHHPPPNFPPPPTDMNDPAVSYLVDRQNPSGFPPPSSNVNGPGVSYLVDGPVTSSSAYVEPGPGILPVPPVYQGGERERFAGNVEHGNSERETEELGLLRSPRHVQRIYQGGELSNYAFSFEHGNSERESQNQGFRPGPPFGVAEQQSGFTTGGGLMQSLPRPWRLSPPGDLYFFLTGPASSWHTVPLPYRA; encoded by the exons atggTTCAGCTGACTAATAAGATGGCTTCTTGGAGCTTTGCAAG CCAGCTGCTCCTCGTTGCTCTGCTAAGCTGGACAGTCTGTTGCTTCCCTGCTAGAGGAG GCTCGGCCCAGAGTCATTCTTATAGGGACGTGAATCCTGGCTTCCCTCCTCCACCCACTAATATCCATGATCCTGCTGTTTCATACCTGGTGGATCGACGTCATCCTCCCTCTGGCTTCCCTCCTCCATCCAGTAATCTGAACAGCCCTGCTGTCTCCTACCTGACGGATCGACATCATCCTCCACCCAACTTCCCTCCTCCACCTACTGATATGAATGATCCCGCTGTTTCATATCTGGTAGATCGACAAAACCCGTCTggcttccctcctccttccaGTAATGTGAACGGTCCTGGTGTGTCGTACCTGGTGGATGGTCCTGTAACCTCCTCATCAGCCTACGTGGAGCCCGGACCCGGCATTCTCCCTGTTCCCCCTGTATATCAGGGAGGAGAGCGTGAACGCTTTGCAGGAAATGTTGAGCACGGTAACTCAGAAAGGGAAACTGAGGAGCTGGGCCTTCTGCGTTCCCCTCGTCATGTGCAACGCATTTACCAGGGAGGCGAGTTGAGTAACTACGCATTCAGCTTTGAGCACGGAAATTCAGAAAGGGAATCGCAAAATCAAGGTTTCAGGCCAGGGCCTCCTTTCGGTGTAGCTGAGCAGCAGAGTGGATTCACAACTGGTGGAGGCCTCATGCAGTCTCTTCCACGGCCCTGGAGACTGTCTCCACCAGGTGACTTATACTTCTTCCTCACTGGTCCAGCTTCCTCCTGGCATACTGTCCCACTTCCGTACAGAGCATGA